DNA sequence from the Tissierella sp. genome:
CTCAGGGGGACAAAGACAGAGAATAGGAATTGCCAGAGCATTATCAATTAATCCTGAGTTCATATTATGCGATGAACCAATATCAGCCTTGGATGTATCTATTCAAGCTCAGGTGGTAAATATGCTAGAAGATTTACAAAATGAAATGGGTCTAACTTATTTATTCATTGCTCATGATTTGTCCATGGTGAGGCACATATCTCAGCGTATAGGGGTAATGTATTTAGGTAAGCTTATTGAAATAGGACCTAGTGAAGAAATCTATAATCATCCCCTACATCCATATACCCAAGCACTTCTTTCATCAGTCCTAGAGCCAGATCCTAAAACTGCAAGGGAAAGAACCATGACTGTATTGGAAGGAGATGTACCAAGCCCCCTTAATCCTCCAACAGGATGTAAGTTTGTTACTAGATGTAAATACGCCACGGAAAAATGCCATAAAATAGAGCCAGTCCTTAGAGAAGTAGCACCAGACCATATGGTAGCATGCCATTTAATTTAAGAAAACAGAGCTAACTAGCTCTGTTTTTTTGTATCTTAGTAATATTAATATAAGAATTGGAAAAATCTAGGGTATAAAACATTTGTGGATTATTATACCATGTTTCAACAATATTTGATATAATACATGTTGATAAGTCATATTACATATTAACTACAAAGGACGAGGTGGAAGCAGTGAAAAGTATAAAAATTAAGCTTATATTGTATTTTGGTGTAATAATTTTATTATCATCTTTAGCTATAGGGACATTATCCTATCTTAGTGCCACAAGAGGAATGAGTGATATTCAAGCTCAAATGCTAGTGGACAAGTTAGAAGGAGATATATCATCAGCAAACTACTATTTCAGTAGATTTTTTGGTGATATAAGTCTAGAGGGTGAAACCCTTTATGATTTTAGAGGTAGAGATATCCAAAGTAGACACGATATGGTAGATGCTATACTGAAAGACTTAGGGGATGTAGCTACTATATTTGCAAGAGTAGGAGATGATTTCAAGAGTATATCATCAAATGTTATGTTAGATAATGGGGAGAGGGCAGTTGGCACCTTCTTAGGTACTGATAGTGCAGCATACGATGCTGTAATGAATGGAGAAACCTATATAGGTGAAGCAAATATATTAGGTGAAGATTATTTTACCGCATATCAACCGATTAAGAATGCAGAGGATGAAATTGTTGGACTTTTATTTGTGGGAACATCTATTACAGCTTCCACTGAAGCTATAAAAGGACATAGTGATACACTCATGAAATCTACTGCATTAATTATTTGGATAAGTGTATTTATTGCTTTAGGAAGTGTTCTTCTAGTAGGAAAAAATATTACTGATCCAATAATTCATGTATCTCAAGAGATAGAAAGATTAGCAAGATATGATTTGACAATGGATAATAATAGTAGGCTAGAAAAACTAGCTAGTAGAAAAGACGAGATTGGCAGTATCGGCACATCTGTTGCTCATTTACAAGAGAATTTTAGTGGATTGATAAAAGATGTATTAGATACATCTCATCATGTGTCATCTTCATCGGAGGAATTATCTGCTACATCTGAACAATCATCTTTGGCCTCAGAGGAAGTAGCTAGAGCCATAGATGAAATTGCAAGAGGAGCAACAGATCAAGCAATAGATACTGAAAAGGCTGCTAATAAGGCAATTGAAATCGGTGAGTTGATAGATATAAATGATGGATATGTAGTTGGGTTAAATACTGCAGCAGAGGATATAGATAAGAGGAAAGAAGAAGGATTCTATATCTTGCATGAATTGGTTAAGAAAACTGAAGAAAGTGAAAAAGCAACAAAGAAGATATTTGATGTTATAAAAGGTACAAATGCAAATGCACAAAAAATTGAGAATGCTTCTTCCATGATACAAAGTATAGCAGACCAAACTAATTTACTTGCATTAAATGCTGCTATAGAAGCTGCTAGAGCAGGAGAGGCAGGTAGGGGATTTGCAGTAGTAGCTGAAGAGATTAGAAAACTAGCAGAGCAATCTAATGGGTTCACTGAAGAAATAAAAATAATTATCGATGAACTAAAGAATGCTACAGAAGAATCCGTTTCAACCATGGAAGATGTAGGTAAGATACTAGCTGAACAATCTCAAGGTGTATTTGATACTAGAGAAAAATTCAAGATGATAGCCTTTGCTATAGAGACTGTTAAAAATGGCGTAAAAACAATAAATGATTCTGAAAAAGAAATAGATAGCAAAAAAGACGAATTATTAGAAATAGTAGAATCATTATCAGCAATAGCAGAAGAAAATGCAGCAAGTACACAAGAGTCATCTGCAGCCATAGAGGAACAAACTGCTGGAATGGAAGAGATAGCAAATTCAAGTGGACAATTAGCTAGGCTTGCAGAAGAATTAAATGGATTGGTGGAAAAGTTCAAGATATAGCATATAAAGAAACTGAGCATATCATTATGATATGCTCAGTTTTTTTATCTATTCTTCAGCAATTTAATTGCTTTTGTAATCTTTATAGGGTTCCCATACATTAAAGTACCTAGTCTATATATCTTGGCACCAAAGACTCCAGTTATTACAGTGGATACGACTAATATTAACAAGGATATTCCTACTTGAATTGTTGAGACATCTCCCATAGAGACCCTTACAAACATTGCCATGAAAGATGTAAATGGTATAAATGAGGCTACTTTCAATGCAAACATATCAGGGGAAGTAAGGCCTATCATGGATATCATAAAAGCTGCAACAAATATTAAAGTAAGTGGAGTTGAACTTGTACCTACATCTTCAGTTCTAGATACTAAGGCTCCAATTGCGCCATAAATAAATAGATAGAAAAGATATCCCAATATACCAAAGATAGAGAAAATCCCTATTACATTTCCAGGGATATTAAAGATGAAATCTAATCTATGATCCCATGCAGCAACATTAAGTTTGTAAGTAACAGCTGCAACTAAAATCATAGTTCCAAATTGAATGATTCCAGCCAATGCCCCAGCCAAGACCTTTCCAAATATAAGGCTTTTAGTGCTAGTGCTGGTTACAAGGATTTCCATAGTGCGATTACTCTTCTCACTGGCAACAGCAGTGGCTGTTAATTGGCCATAAAACATTATAATAAAATACAATCCAAAGATTAGAATATAAGTATATAAATAATTTTTCATACTATCCTTTCCAAGGACAGTAGTTTCATATTCTATTGGCACACTATAGATTTCAGCTACTGCATTGGAGTCTATGCCTTTTTCTAGTAATTGATTATTTCTATATAGATTTAGCATTACATCTTCAAATCTATATCTATTACTATTATTTGCCCCTGTATTCTTTACTAGATATTCATATTTTGTAGGAGTCTTAACTATGAATCCTGCTACAATATCATCTGAATTAACCAGATTACTTAATTCCTCAGTAGTCTTAGTAGCAACTATATTAATATCAGCTAGCATTGATTTAATATCTTCCACATTAATTGAAGTATCTTCTATTAAAATACCGTAACTCATGGAAACTCCTTCAGATGGCATAATATCTACCTTATCTTCTCCAAATAGTGGTTTTCCTAAGGCATCCATTATTGTTGGTACAGAAAGCCCTATTATAATAAGCAAGCTTAAAATAATAGTAGATATTTTAAACACCTTGTTTTTCAGGAAATTAAATAATTCAAACTTAAGTACTATCCATAGACTTTCCACTATTTATCACCTACCTTTTCAACGAATATATCTGTTAAACTTGGCTCATAAATGGAAAATCTCTCCACATCAATATCAAGTGATATTAAATCATTAAGCAAGTCTTTTTTGCTCTTTCCATTTAGCAACTCTATAATAAGATGACCATTTTTTGCTTCTGCTATATTTATGCCATGTACTTTACTGGATAGAAGATTATGTAGTTCATCCAAACTTTGATTTGAAGAACTAAGTGTCATTCTGTTTCTGCCGTATTCTTTCTTTATAGCCTTTAAGCTTCCTGTTAAAACTATATTTCCTTTATCTATTAAGGCAATCTCCTCACAGAATTCCTCTACATAACTCATTTGATGACTAGAGAAAATAACTAGCTTACCTTTGTCAATTAGCTCACTGATTACATCTTTTAATATCTGTGAATTAACTGGGTCTAATCCGCTGAATGGTTCATCTAAGATGATTATATCTGGATTACATATTAAGGTTTCAACAATCTGTACCTTTTGTTGATTACCCTTAGAAAGAGTCTCTAGCTTCTTATCCTTGTACTCAGATACACCTAGTCTTTCTAGCCAAAATAATGTGTTTTCCTTAGCACTTTTTTTTGAGAGTCCTCTTAATTCTCCAAAGTATGTAAGTTGGTCCAATACTTTTTGCTTAGGGTATAGTCCTCTTTCCTCTGGTAAATACCCAATTGAATGTTCCCTAGGATTAAATTTCTTTCCATCTAAAAGGATTTCTCCATCATTTGCATCAAATAAGCCCATAAGTATTCTTATAGTAGTAGTCTTACCAGCACCATTTCTACCTAGAAATCCCATAGCTTTACCACTTGTGATAGAAAAAGAAACCCCATGTAGCACCTCAGTCCCTGAAAAGCTCTTGTGAATGTCTTTAATCTCAAGTATCATTATATCCCCCCTTTTCTTATTCATCTTAAATTATATGTTACAATTGTTGGTAAATCAATGATTATACTAATAAAATGAATAAAGTTATAAGATAGTTACTTTAGTCATTTTGCAGAAAAGCTAAGATAAAGGAAAAAACAAGGAGCCTGATTTGACACCTTGTTTTCTGTGTATTGCCTATTCTCTAGGGAATTTATCTTGTCTTTTTCTTGTAAATCTGTATATTACATAAAGTATAACTCCAATTATCAATCCATAAGGAATGAAATAGATAAATCCTATGATTAAGTTTTGTATATTGTAGCTGAAGAAATATGTTGAATCCTTTATTGCATTTGCAACCTTAGTCCAGAAAGTAGTCTTTATAGTTTCTTCACTAGTTAATTTTGCAACTTCTTCAATTTGAATATGGGCAGTGCTGTAATCTACCTTATCATCCATATCCATTATATTTGCAGTCAAGTTTTCCTTTTCATAGATAATATCGCTTAGTTGATTTTCAAGAACAATTATATCTTCCATCTTTTCAGCTTTTTCCATTAATGCCAGTATTCTTTCCTCTTTTACTTCCAAGACTTTCAATCTTGATTCTGTATCTCTATATTGCTTAGTAATATCTATTTTAGAAGTATTTTGAGATATTATATTTCCTATTTCTTTTAACTCATTAGTAAAGTTTTCTAGATTCTCCCTAGGAATTCTAATGGTGTAGTTGGAATATTTTAATCTAGTAGAATATACAAAGTTGTTATAGGAAATATCAGAGTTTTCAACATAGCCCTTATATTTTCCTACGATGTTAATTAGTTTATCAGTAGTATCCATGAATTCTTTTGTTTGCATAGATATTGAAAGAGTAGTTATAATTTTATCAGGCTCAGTCATGTCGTAGCCTTTTTCCTCAGCAATCATATCTTTTTCTGCTCCGCCGAAATCATAATCAGCAGAATTGCCCATGTCTGACGGTGCAGTTTGGGGGGCTACATCTTGTGTAGTTTCATACTTTGCATTTTTACTTGAAGAACATCCCGAAATTATAATACTAAAGACAATAAGCAGGATTGTGACTAAAAGAAATTTTCTATTCTTCATGACTCTCATCTCCTTTTCTTAATTATACAATATCTTGTAAAAATAGGGGTTACAAAAACCTTACAAATATATATAAATAATAAAATTAGGCATATTATCTTTTGTATAGATTATTGGACTTTCCAATGATATAATAATAATTGGTAAAAATTTCACTAGGAGGGAATTATGACTAACAATTGGGGTAAAAAGGCTTATGCAGTATTGTGGGCAGCAACTGGAATTAATTTTATTTCTGCTATACTATATGTTTGGAGTGTCATCAGCAAGGCTCTTGTAA
Encoded proteins:
- a CDS encoding dipeptide ABC transporter ATP-binding protein, whose product is MENKEKIKLIEVNNLKKYFPVNKSSFIAKQQHLKAVDGVSFYINQGETLGLVGESGCGKSTTGRSIIRLFDITDGEIIYRGEDIAKLKESELKPYRRKMQVIFQDPYASLNPTLTVEDIISEPLDVYHIGSKKERKEKVIELLEKVGLGKSHLDRYPHEFSGGQRQRIGIARALSINPEFILCDEPISALDVSIQAQVVNMLEDLQNEMGLTYLFIAHDLSMVRHISQRIGVMYLGKLIEIGPSEEIYNHPLHPYTQALLSSVLEPDPKTARERTMTVLEGDVPSPLNPPTGCKFVTRCKYATEKCHKIEPVLREVAPDHMVACHLI
- a CDS encoding methyl-accepting chemotaxis protein; amino-acid sequence: MKSIKIKLILYFGVIILLSSLAIGTLSYLSATRGMSDIQAQMLVDKLEGDISSANYYFSRFFGDISLEGETLYDFRGRDIQSRHDMVDAILKDLGDVATIFARVGDDFKSISSNVMLDNGERAVGTFLGTDSAAYDAVMNGETYIGEANILGEDYFTAYQPIKNAEDEIVGLLFVGTSITASTEAIKGHSDTLMKSTALIIWISVFIALGSVLLVGKNITDPIIHVSQEIERLARYDLTMDNNSRLEKLASRKDEIGSIGTSVAHLQENFSGLIKDVLDTSHHVSSSSEELSATSEQSSLASEEVARAIDEIARGATDQAIDTEKAANKAIEIGELIDINDGYVVGLNTAAEDIDKRKEEGFYILHELVKKTEESEKATKKIFDVIKGTNANAQKIENASSMIQSIADQTNLLALNAAIEAARAGEAGRGFAVVAEEIRKLAEQSNGFTEEIKIIIDELKNATEESVSTMEDVGKILAEQSQGVFDTREKFKMIAFAIETVKNGVKTINDSEKEIDSKKDELLEIVESLSAIAEENAASTQESSAAIEEQTAGMEEIANSSGQLARLAEELNGLVEKFKI
- a CDS encoding ABC transporter permease, with amino-acid sequence MESLWIVLKFELFNFLKNKVFKISTIILSLLIIIGLSVPTIMDALGKPLFGEDKVDIMPSEGVSMSYGILIEDTSINVEDIKSMLADINIVATKTTEELSNLVNSDDIVAGFIVKTPTKYEYLVKNTGANNSNRYRFEDVMLNLYRNNQLLEKGIDSNAVAEIYSVPIEYETTVLGKDSMKNYLYTYILIFGLYFIIMFYGQLTATAVASEKSNRTMEILVTSTSTKSLIFGKVLAGALAGIIQFGTMILVAAVTYKLNVAAWDHRLDFIFNIPGNVIGIFSIFGILGYLFYLFIYGAIGALVSRTEDVGTSSTPLTLIFVAAFMISMIGLTSPDMFALKVASFIPFTSFMAMFVRVSMGDVSTIQVGISLLILVVSTVITGVFGAKIYRLGTLMYGNPIKITKAIKLLKNR
- a CDS encoding ATP-binding cassette domain-containing protein translates to MILEIKDIHKSFSGTEVLHGVSFSITSGKAMGFLGRNGAGKTTTIRILMGLFDANDGEILLDGKKFNPREHSIGYLPEERGLYPKQKVLDQLTYFGELRGLSKKSAKENTLFWLERLGVSEYKDKKLETLSKGNQQKVQIVETLICNPDIIILDEPFSGLDPVNSQILKDVISELIDKGKLVIFSSHQMSYVEEFCEEIALIDKGNIVLTGSLKAIKKEYGRNRMTLSSSNQSLDELHNLLSSKVHGINIAEAKNGHLIIELLNGKSKKDLLNDLISLDIDVERFSIYEPSLTDIFVEKVGDK
- a CDS encoding DUF4349 domain-containing protein; the encoded protein is MKNRKFLLVTILLIVFSIIISGCSSSKNAKYETTQDVAPQTAPSDMGNSADYDFGGAEKDMIAEEKGYDMTEPDKIITTLSISMQTKEFMDTTDKLINIVGKYKGYVENSDISYNNFVYSTRLKYSNYTIRIPRENLENFTNELKEIGNIISQNTSKIDITKQYRDTESRLKVLEVKEERILALMEKAEKMEDIIVLENQLSDIIYEKENLTANIMDMDDKVDYSTAHIQIEEVAKLTSEETIKTTFWTKVANAIKDSTYFFSYNIQNLIIGFIYFIPYGLIIGVILYVIYRFTRKRQDKFPRE